The following proteins are encoded in a genomic region of Corynebacterium atypicum:
- the map gene encoding type I methionyl aminopeptidase gives MTERAKLSPGVQTPIRHVPKSIERPEYAWKDEVQENVGEPFVQTPETIEAMREASEIAANALAAAGAAVAPGVTTDEVDRVAHEYMCDHGAYPSTLGYRGFTKSCCVSLNEIVCHGIPDSTVIEDGDIVNIDVTAYKNGVHGDTNATFFAGDVSEEHRLLVERTKEAMMRGIRAAKPGREVNVIGRVIESYAKRFGYQVVRDFTGHGVGPTFHNGLVILHYDSSAYRTVLEPGMTLTIEPMINLGSLDYDIWDDGWTVQNRDGKFTAQFEHTLVITEDGNEILTLPTETF, from the coding sequence ATGACTGAACGTGCAAAGCTGTCCCCGGGGGTTCAGACTCCCATTCGTCACGTCCCCAAGTCGATCGAGCGCCCTGAGTACGCCTGGAAGGACGAGGTCCAGGAGAACGTCGGCGAGCCCTTCGTGCAGACGCCAGAGACGATCGAGGCGATGCGCGAGGCCTCCGAGATCGCGGCGAATGCGCTCGCCGCCGCCGGCGCGGCGGTCGCCCCGGGGGTGACGACCGACGAGGTCGACCGGGTCGCCCACGAGTACATGTGCGACCACGGCGCCTACCCATCCACGTTGGGCTACCGGGGCTTTACTAAGTCCTGCTGCGTCTCGCTTAACGAGATCGTCTGCCACGGCATCCCGGACAGCACGGTGATCGAGGATGGTGACATCGTCAACATCGACGTGACTGCCTACAAGAACGGTGTTCACGGCGACACGAACGCCACCTTCTTCGCCGGCGACGTTTCCGAAGAACACCGACTGTTGGTCGAGCGCACCAAAGAGGCGATGATGCGCGGCATCCGGGCCGCCAAGCCAGGCCGCGAGGTGAACGTGATCGGCCGGGTGATCGAAAGCTACGCCAAGCGCTTCGGCTACCAGGTGGTCCGCGACTTCACCGGGCACGGAGTGGGCCCGACCTTCCACAACGGACTGGTGATCCTGCACTACGACTCGTCGGCGTATCGGACGGTGCTCGAGCCAGGTATGACGTTGACCATCGAGCCGATGATCAACCTCGGCAGTTTGGACTACGACATCTGGGATGACGGCTGGACGGTGCAGAACCGGGACGGCAAGTTCACCGCCCAGTTCGAGCACACCTTGGTCATTACCGAGGACGGCAACGAGATCCTCACGCTTCCCACCGAGACCTTCTAG